TTATATACCAATCATGCTGAATTACAAGCAATCCTGTTTCATTCAACACAATTTGTGGCAAATTCAGTGACtgttaaaatgttcaaactaaataaaacctGGACTAAAGGCCATCTTAACATGATATAACACAACTCAACCAAAAGTTGACGTTTTCACCTGCAGACTTaattttttgacaaaatgcACACCAGGATGTCATCcaatgatgagtgtgtgtgtgtagagagcAAATTTCTACACAGTAAAAAGGTCTGAAATGATGATCGcctttaattaaacaaataacatcaaaatgtacaaatttgaGATTACAAAAACTAACTCTTCCCGCACGCCTATGCCGACTTCACAAAAGCCATTTTGTAGTTGTGTTTCTTTTCGTCATCGCTACTGTCTGAGCTGGGCTTGGCCTGTTCTGAGGTCTGTTCCTTCCGTTTAGGATTGCAGCCTTTGTCCTCCGTGTCTGTGGGTTCTTCTTCACTGGAGGACTTCTCTGGGTCGGTTGCTTCTGTCTGATTCTGCACAGGTGGGGGAGGAGACGGCTCAGGCTGTGGgttcaagaaaaaaagagaagatttattttttttacattcatttgtttgacaacacattttaaaacccCAGACTGTAAACAGATGCCCCTGAATTTTGGTGAATATCTAGTCTTAGGCAAAGGGACGACCTGTCATTTTGTAGTGATCCTGATAGATTCAAACATTATCATTTCCTTTAAGGCCTGACTATGGAATTCAAAGAGAATGCTGTCATGACACTTTGGAAAattgttcagtgtttttgtttgcgTATTACTTGCATAACAAACAACGACTGCACACTACCAGCCACATACTGCTCTGCACACATAGTTTGACACATTAGAGACAGCACTTCTCCTCCCCGTACCCTGGAAGACACCTCACCTCACTGAAACCCAGGCCAAAGTGTCTCCGGTTCCGGCCCGATAGCTTTCCATCCATACCCTGATGGTACTGCATCTCTAGCTGCTCGTTCATCTTTCTATCTTCCTGCCCTGCAGAGGAGACACCAGTAACAGCAGGCGCACCCAGCCAATACAGGCCTATCCATGCATGGATAGATCTGTGCGGCGGATGTGTAGTGGGGTAGCCGGGTTAATTGCATTGGGCATAAGGATGAGGCAGCATGGGTAAGTGGCAAAGGGGCAGTTGATAGGACACGTCTCACATTAGCAGAACAAATGCTGCATTTTACAAAAGCAAACTAAAGAAGCTCACCACTGCGGAAATGGGACGTCGACTTGTGGTCACCAATGACGAGGCGACCAGTGTGTTCTTTctggaaaaccaaaaaaaatccaattttatATTATTCATCACAACTTCTCTAGAAGTTTCAGAGTGACTGTACTTGTCAAACAaaactgtaatgttttttatgcTATGGACTACAGGCCCACAGTAAAGTGGTCTGAAAGCGCAGTGGTCAACAATACAGAAAACAGACCTTGCCAGCACCCATCAAACGTAAAAACTTCTGTTTCCTTTCGTTACTTCCCAGATCAGCTGATGACCACTGGGTGGACCCATCCTGCTGAGGCAAAACATTGTTACCATTTGGACTCATGCGCTCAACATGAGcagaatttaaaaataacactCATTACTTACACAATTACTTTTTCAAAGCAGTTCATGAAGCATAAAACCTCAAATATTGGCATAACGGTTTGTAACATGCACCCAAAACAAAgcaatatgtaaatatattagaaaataaagaatatgGTGGAGGATGAAAGCCCCTGATGGTTGCAGAATGCAAATACACAATTTGATCATTAAAACACTTGTTAGAGAGGCGAAATGATCTTTACAACAAACATTaaggatatttttttctttacaacagCAAAACTATCATTCACTGGTTTTGCAAAAACATTGCAGTTATAGTGTATGAATATGTGATAAAATATTGTAGAAACGggctcaaacatttttttttaacacagtaATGGTGATTTGTATGCTATGTACTAACAATTGAACATATAACGTCAGTGGTTACTTAGAAGAGGATAATGTGAGACTACCAGTCAGCAATCTTGCTGAGTAAAACCCTCCAGTCAACATTGTCAAACGGACTATAGGTTTAAAACGAACCTGTTGGTCTTGACCACATTTGACACAACGTAGAACAATGTGTGGCATGTTTCGTGCAGTACATTTTAGAGTCAGGCTAAAAAGGCGAGTAAACTTTATGTTGACAACAGACGTGTTCAGATTTCATGACAAAGCTCTTGAAGCCTTGAGGTAGCAAGCACGCTAACGTGACGCTAACGCTGTCGATGTCATTAATTGCCTTCATCTACGCATTACgataacattttattattttactcaCTTCACTTGGAGACGCGGGTCGTTTTGTCCCATGTCTGTCCTCTGGAGAACTCATTATGACCGAAAGCTTTACTAAAATGTCAATGAAATACCATACCACTTAGCAAAGGCTAGCTGGTTTTGTCAACAAGCCTCTGTGTCGTCACTTCCTGTTCCGTTTTCTTCCTCGTTAGTGTTGCAGTCAGTTATATCAACTCTCTGCCGCCACTCACCGGTGGAATTAATACATCGCCCTTAAAAAACTGAGGAGAGCATGAGGAGACATagacatataaatatattttacatttatatgtcTATGTGAGGAGGTGTCAAAGGATGACAGCTgccgaagaagaagaagaagaagaagaaggaggaggaggaggaggaggaggaggaggaaggagcagaagaagaaggaggagaggagcagaaggaaaaggagaaggagcagaagaagaagaaggagcaaaagaagaagaagaagaagagggagaaggaggagaagaagaagaagaagaagaagaagaagaagaagaagaagaaggagaagaagaagaaggagcaaaagaagaagaagaagaagaggaagaagaagaagaagaagaagaagagggagaagaagaagaagaagaagaagaagaagaagaagaagaagaagaagaagaagagggagaagagggagaagaagaagaagaagtgtcgTATTGAACTGACTAAGGACGTTGGAACTGACAGGTAGAACAACATGGTCACATATCGACGTCAAAGCACTGAGAAGTCCTCAGAAGTACGGAGGGGGAACAGGTAGGCTACTTCTGTCAGACCACAagtggaaatgttttgtttacatcGTGTTTGATTTCATTCAGCAAGTAGGCAACTATCTAACTAACTTGAATAACTAATTTACATAATAAAGTGCTTCATTAGGCTAACTAATGGTTGACTGTCCAACGCCAGGGAGCTTAAGGGACTTTTATCGATGACAGCAAGCCTAATTATTTTATGAACTAAAGTGTGTATTAGAAAATACTGCTCATCTTATCTTACCCTTGTAAGCCTGATTCGAAGTGTCTTTGATTCATcaactgaggaaaaaaataaatgtaaataaatataaagctgGAGTATGAAACGATTGTCTCCCCCTTGTGGCTGTTAGGTTTCTCTGCATTAAGCTTGTGAGTTGTATTATTTAGAGGAAAATTGCAGCTACAGGTGTTCACACAGACACGTTTAAAACTCTGGGATACAGCACAATACAGAGGTTTATCTGGAGGGTGTAGGCTTAATCAGCAGCATGTGAACTCGTCCCATACTCCAGCtttgaacaacaacaaaaaaaataacctaATCAATCTTCtaaatgtggattttttttagattatatATCAGTAAAGGATGATTTGATTGTCTGGCGCCATTATTTCAGCTTGGAGCgtcattaaatcaaatattgaGTTTggatattttagttttttgtagGCCTTTTACTTTGTAACTTATTctcattaaattacatttaggCTATCTGTTTATTTCACTTTGTCATTTCACCATCGACATGTTCTGTGGCCCTGCAGTGTAAAATGAACCCTCTATTGGATGACATGTACCAAAACCGCCAAAAGGTGGCGCCAGAGTAAGCGTAATACAGAAAAAGAGCCCAGAGGGGCTCACACCTCTGACAGGACGCTAAAACTcaatttctgcaacacaatcaTCGAGGTAATGAACGAAAAGTTTGTGATTGGGCTTGTCGCCCCCTTTTTATACGATCAACGTTATGTCCAATTGATCAAGCTAAGCTCAAACCATTTCCTGTATGATTTTCagcaaatattattatttttttcacttcattatttCTTGTGCAAAATGAAGATTAATCCAAGTTTCCAGACTTTACAGTATCGGCTGTGCTTCAGAGAAGAAGGGAGAGGacaattttgaaaatatatttttttaatttttaccaCATACATCTAATTTAATACCcaattattttgtaaaaaaaaaaaaagaaaagttttttaaatgcttgatCACCACTGCTGAATTCCTTAATTCAAAATATTAGCACAAAGAAAACTTTACATGTATTTGTTTCTCCACAATCATGAACAGAAACGAAGATGCGACTGCActtcatgtgtgttttgaaaTCTGTGGTGATTTCTGtcacatagaaaaaaaatgtctgtaagaaaaaagtggccccAGTAAaattaaagcaataaaaacaacaattaatatTAAACAATTAGTATTCATAGTGACAGCTAAGAGCAGGTGACCAGtacgcgcacgcacgcacatacaAGTGCGTTTAggctacatacacacaaacatacagagaaaAGGTGACAGAGATGAGCGGAAAAGTTGAAATAAGGattaagagagaaaaagaaaataaagtgtttttgtattttaatgaaacGTTGACGTGAAGATAATGAGACAGAGACACGGACACAgataaatagagagagagagagagagagagagagagagagggagagggagagggagagagtgagagagagagagagagagagagagagggagagagaggaggggttaTCCTGCCTCTGCCTCTTTACCCGACACTGTCCCGCACTCTCACTTAACCTCCACATTGTGCCGGACGGGAAATAACTTTAACtacttttgagaaaaaaaaatcctccgaACGAGAGCTCCTGGGACTCAGCAGCACCTCTGAAAACGACGCcgaagtgtttttatttcactttgtgATCCTCGGCGGAGCGCAAACAGAGGAGTTACCAAAGCCCCAGACACGCTCCAGCGATGGTGACTTTACGCACGGGATTTGAAGGCTGTTTGAACTGACTTTGGTCTCGTCGCTGAAACTCTTGATCATCGCGCCGCCACAACAACCTTCAAGTTTGCCCAGAAACACGCAGCGAATGACGAATAAGTGACTCCAGGTAAGAGAAGTCCTGTTGCATCAATGTGGACAGCGCCGGGACCGTGAGCCGGCCGGCGCGTCCTCCGGGctgcttgttttttaaaagtaggTGCGCACTCCGCTTATCTGTGCTTCACAACAAACAGCGATGACAGCAGCAGATTCAGGGGGCATCAGTGTCTGTAAACCTGCAGTTGGACCGTGATTAGACTCGGTCGACCCTACGTGACCTGCAAAAACTCACTCACATAAGACTGTAGTTTTAAAAACGTTCTGtatcatgaaaaaacacaactaaatatttcatatattaattTATGCATATCCTACTTCGACACCAAGGCATTAAAGTAAGTAGgtttataataaaacaataagcAATAATAAGAAGCAACATCACGAGTCAATTGTCAATTATTGTTAATTACGTTTTAGCTTTGATAAACATGCAAATTaacaaatataatttttttctataaaataaCCAATGTTAAGTGTGTAATGAGAACATAAAAACCGTGTGGTTGTGAATTGAGAATCAAACTGAACATGATTATAAAAACCTTACAAATAGTTCTGATTTTGCATCACAGACTCATCTTCAAGCTGCTGATGGGAGGCTAAAAAAGTACAGTTACAACATAAAATCTGTGATTTTTTCTATGAGCATACATTTGATATCCAAACACGTGTAAATTAATGCATTTCCACTCCCTTTTTCCCAGTTGAATGTACATAGAAAATTGAATATTCAGGGTTAATTTCAGCcataaaatatgcaaatattttgtgCAAGTGGTTATAGCAGGGTCCATCCTCCACAGCCCTGTCACGCACAATTAACATAAATGTTCCAGCAGTTTTTAAGCACCGAAAAATGGCTATAAATGCTCAGAACCAATTAAGAGATATTAA
This sequence is a window from Pagrus major chromosome 8, Pma_NU_1.0. Protein-coding genes within it:
- the c8h11orf58 gene encoding small acidic protein isoform X2; its protein translation is MSSPEDRHGTKRPASPSEDGSTQWSSADLGSNERKQKFLRLMGAGKKEHTGRLVIGDHKSTSHFRSGQEDRKMNEQLEMQYHQGMDGKLSGRNRRHFGLGFSEPEPSPPPPVQNQTEATDPEKSSSEEEPTDTEDKGCNPKRKEQTSEQAKPSSDSSDDEKKHNYKMAFVKSA
- the c8h11orf58 gene encoding small acidic protein isoform X1 encodes the protein MSSPEDRHGTKRPASPSEQDGSTQWSSADLGSNERKQKFLRLMGAGKKEHTGRLVIGDHKSTSHFRSGQEDRKMNEQLEMQYHQGMDGKLSGRNRRHFGLGFSEPEPSPPPPVQNQTEATDPEKSSSEEEPTDTEDKGCNPKRKEQTSEQAKPSSDSSDDEKKHNYKMAFVKSA